Proteins from one Ananas comosus cultivar F153 linkage group 5, ASM154086v1, whole genome shotgun sequence genomic window:
- the LOC109709935 gene encoding 19.0 kDa class II heat shock protein-like gives MEVMMGFEDPMLFSTLQQLMDIPEEVEKAFNAPTRAYVRDRKAMANTPMDVKELPSGKLVLTVDMPGVNPSDVKVQVEEGNVLVISGERRREKEEKGAAEGEEKDKDKEKEGGKYLRMERRMGKFMRKFPLPQNANLDSISASYKDGVLTVTVERMPPPEPKKPKSIEVKVN, from the coding sequence ATGGAGGTGATGATGGGCTTCGAGGACCCGATGCTCTTCTCGACGCTGCAGCAACTGATGGACATCCCGGAGGAGGTGGAGAAGGCCTTCAACGCGCCGACGCGCGCGTACGTGCGCGATCGCAAGGCCATGGCGAACACCCCCATGGACGTGAAGGAGCTCCCCTCGGGGAAGCTGGTGCTCACCGTGGACATGCCCGGGGTGAACCCGAGCGACGTCAAGGTGCAGGTGGAGGAGGGCAACGTGCTCGTGATAAgcggggagaggaggagggagaaggaggagaagggcgcggcggagggagaggagaaggaCAAGGACAAGGAGAAAGAAGGAGGCAAGTACCTGCGGATGGAGAGGAGGATGGGGAAGTTCATGCGCAAGTTCCCGCTTCCGCAGAACGCGAATTTGGACTCCATATCGGCGTCGTACAAGGACGGGGTGCTCACCGTCACCGTCGAGAGGATGCCCCCGCCGGAGCCGAAGAAGCCGAAGAGCATCGAGGTCAAGGtcaactga